One window of the Podospora pseudopauciseta strain CBS 411.78 chromosome 4, whole genome shotgun sequence genome contains the following:
- a CDS encoding hypothetical protein (EggNog:ENOG503PCGF; COG:S), translating into MPRRYGRTRRPPPKNMGKTFLGGLPIILVTYLYFRYFPTPGEEDIGSSFLAVEFIIWAILIAFDEPAFVIYFIPSLIGAVIFATLSHADVDTRVQFIICISLAPAMILSFAFAAVLYGVMAYFILGFAWSLGRHFVLRPIRNFPSIVYRLSGGRYVTRWPRFRSKHRFGDVRLCERCKEVVGQSGLLSGTWAMFTRAEERHLLCDKIQDMEDSGCSLCEALLSQRLADEEETGAPMLIRGYGTVNTRYGERDLEEGGVKLKLEFVRNPLWSEQGPTLAVSLEAGGAKKELGLQVSEGLLTAEQKIPRFTGSDATVKTITTWLKDCSSHKACQLPHNTPPFRPTRLIAVGTVKNPKLRLIDTKSDMDFLIDLKDGAGEYVALSHCWGGNIACKLTTSRHRFMKNYITEDTLPLNFRHAIATTRRLGICYLWIDSLCIIQDSPADWAAESPTMGQVFTHAHCVLAATASSDSTGGCFRDRSLSWVEQNIMTSEKRRCFVSNPPPLRALFYWRVEQSPLTNRAWAFQERLLARRVIHFCEDVVLFECNTLQASELHVNGVGYDSTPYMVQDGRLVNWIEAIRSLTGQHNVNGEGHTPQERRAVRGIRGALDVLQRLGPVETQRFGEKVEFWKRWYEIVSVYSKGQLTRQTDRLVALAGVAELVQQRGKVGYLAGLWDSELLALGLLWVVKEVEERQEMYCAPSWSWASVSGRIGFLPRGILDKINSKEHDLVFCTGVENVEVWRNGKLVSEARSLVDNGTLTVSGPVARGSLADGEGMRLTGTSTKSAMVLEWVPDWKLDDMEKGLQEVFVIHLVKVFFEDEVRSYGLVIRGKDDVGTNIFERIGVWSADSDMVMENIAWERQRVVLAKHPILPS; encoded by the exons ATGCCACGACGATATGGCCGGACGCGCCGCCCTCCGCCCAAGAACATGGGCAAAACATTCCTCGGCGGTTTACCCATCATACTTGTCACATACCTCTACTTCAGGTACTTTCCGACgccaggggaggaggacatcGGGTCAAGCTTTCTCGCCGTCGAGTTTATCATCTGGGCGATTCTCATCGCGTTCGACGAACCCGCTTTTGTCATCTATTTCATTCCCAGCCTGATTGGCGCCGTCATCTTCGCCACACTGTCGCATGCGGATGTCGATACCAGGGTGCAGTTCATCATATGCATTTCGCTGGCTCCGGCGATGATCTTGTCGTTCGCGTTTGCGGCCGTCTTGTATGGCGTGATGGCTTACTTCATCTTGGGGTTTGCGTGGTCGCTCGGGCGCCACTTTGTGCTTCGACCGATACGCAACTTTCCGAGTATCGTGTACCGTCTTTCTGGGGGAAGATATGTGACTCGGTGGCCCAGGTTCCGGAGCAAGCATCGGTTTGGGGACGTCAGACTTTGCGAGCGGTGCAAAGAGGTTGTCGGTCAGTCTGGCCTTTTGTCTGGGACATGGGCCATGTTTACGAGAGCAGAGGAGCGTCACCTGCTGTGCGACAAGATCCAGGATATGGAGGATAGCGGGTGTAGTCTTTGTGAGGCTTTGTTGAGTCAGCGATTggcagatgaggaggaaacGGGGGCACCTATGCTCATCAGGGGTTACGGTACCGTGAATACTCGCTATGGGGAACGTGATctcgaagagggaggtgtcAAGCTGAAGCTGGAGTTTGTCAGGAACCCCCTTTGGTCAGAACAAGGGCCGACCCTGGCCGTCTCCCTCGAGGCGGGTGGCGCCAAGAAGGAGCTGGGTCTACAAGTGTCAGAGGGGCTCCTAACGGCCGAGCAGAAAATCCCCAGGTTCACCGGCTCAGATGCTACGGTCAAGACCATCACAACCTGGCTGAAGGACTGTTCCAGCCATAAAGCCTGCCAGCTCCCCCACAACACCCCTCCATTCCGACCAACCCGCCTCATCGCCGTCGGCACGGTCAAGAACCCCAAACTCCGCCTCATCGACACCAAATCCGACATGGACTTCCTGATCGACCTCAAGGACGGCGCAGGCGAATACGTCGCCCTCTCCCACTGCTGGGGCGGCAACATCGCCTGCaagctcaccacctccaggCACAGGTTCATGAAGAACTACATCACCGAggacaccctccccctcaacttccGCCacgccatcgccaccacccGCCGGCTAGGCATCTGCTACCTCTGGATCGACTCCCTCTGCATCATACAAGACTCCCCCGCCGACTGGGCGGCCGAGTCCCCCACCATGGGCCAAGTCTTCACCCACGCCCACTGCGTCCTCGCCGCGACAGCATCGTCCGATTCGACGGGCGGCTGCTTCCGAGACCGATCGCTCTCGTGGGTCGAGCAGAACATCATGACCTCCGAAAAAAGGAGGTGTTTTGTTTCCAACCCGCCGCCGCTGAGAGCGCTCTTTTACTGGAGGGTGGAGCAATCGCCGCTCACCAACCGCGCGTGGGCTTTCCAGGAGAGGTtgctggcgaggagggtgataCACTTTTGCGAGGATGTGGTGCTGTTTGAGTGCAACACTCTCCAGGCGTCCGAACTGCACGTGAACGGGGTGGGGTATGACAGCACGCCGTACATGGTGCAGGATGGGAGGTTGGTCAACTGGATCGAGGCGATTCGGTCGTTGACGGGGCAGCACAACGTCAATGGGGAGGGGCATACTCCCCAGGAGAGGAGAGCGGTGAGAGGGATAAGAGGGGCGTTGGATGTGCTGCAGAGGTTGGGGCCGGTGGAGACGCAGAGGTTTGGGGAGAAGGTCGAGTTTTGGAAGAGGTGGTATGAGATTGTGAGTGTTTATAGCAAGGGGCAGCTGACGAGGCAGACAGATCGATTGGTCGCGTTGGCGGGAGTGGCGGAGCTGGTGCAGCAAAGAGGAAAGGTGGGTTATCTGGCTGGGTTGTGGGACTCGGAGCTGTTGGCTCTAGGGCTGTTGTGGGTTGTGAAGGAGGTagaggagaggcaggagaTGTATTGTGCGCcgtcttggtcttgggcGTCGGTCAGTGGTAGGATTGGGTTTCTGCCGAGGGGGATCTTGGATAAGATCAACTCCAAAGAGCATGACCTTGTCTTTTGCACAGGCGTGGAAAACGTGGAGGTGTGGCGGAATGGGAAGCTTGTGTCGGAGGCAAGGAGTTTGGTGGACAATGGGACCCTGACCGTCAGTGGACCGGTTGCTAGGGGAAGTCTGGCGGACGGAGAAGGAATGCGGCTGACTGGCACGAGTACTAAAAGTGCCATGGTGTTGGAATGGGTTCCCGATTGGAAGTTGGATGACATGGAAAAGGGGCTACAAGAAGTCTTTGTGATTCATTTGGTCAAAGTATTCTTTGAAGACGAGGTACGGAGCTACGGGCTGGTAATCAGGGGTAAGGACGATGTTGGCACAAATATATTTGAGCGAATCGGTGTGTGGTCCGCCGACTCAGACATGGTGATGGAAAACATTGCTTGGGAGCGACAAAGAGTCGTTCTGGC TAAACACCcaatcctcccctcctgA